A window of Paenibacillus urinalis genomic DNA:
GCCTAGCTCACACAAAGTGGATGTGCAAATACCACATTGTATTCACCCCGAAGTATAGACGGAAAGAGATCTATAATCAAGTAAGAAAAGATCTAATTGAAATATTCAAACGTTTATGTAAGTACAAAGGAGTAGAAATCATAGAAGGCCACATGATGCCAGATCACGTGCACATGTTGGTAGCAATCCCACCGAAAATTGCAGTCTCATCGTTCATGGGATATCTAAAAGGTAAAAGTTCTCTAATGATCTTTGAGAAACATGCCCAACTAAAATACAAATACGGAAATCGTAAATTCTGGGCAGAAGGATATTATGTAAGTACAGTGGGCTTAAATGAAGCGACGGTAAGAAAGTACATTCGTGAACAAGAAGCACATGACCAAGCAGTAGATAAACTGAGCGTAAAAGAATACGAAGATCCGTTCATCAGTAACAGGACCAAAAAGAAATAAACCAGTTTAACTGGTAAGTGAAAGTGACAAAAACACTGAGCCTGAACAGACTTGCTGTCAGGCTAGCGTCTTTAGGCGCAGTTTGGCAACAGGGGGTTATACCCCAAGAGCAAACCACCCGTTGGACGGGTGGTCCTGATTTTGATTTTATCGGTACAAGTTCTTGTCCCAAGCCAAGGACAAGAACTTGTACCGATTGCCGAAATGGACAAGAACATAGTCCGATTACCGATTAGATAAATATCTAACTGAAGTTTACAGCTAGTTCATTAAGCTAACGGGCATATTAGTTATAATTGTTTTCTACAGGCAATAGCGTGTTTTTATGGGTTATCATTGCTCATAGAAGATTAACCACAAATCTATAAAGGAGCCAAAACATGAGCAACGATACTCATTCATTATCTGAAGAAGATACTTTTACAATTGAGTGTAATGATATCATTCTAAGGGAATTTGTGTGTACTGATTTAGATGAGTTTCATTCCTTGACATGGCAACCCGAAATACATGAATATTTGCCGGGTTGGAACGTAACTAAAGAGCAACGAAAAAATTGGCTTATTAATTATGAAATCCTTGAAAACAAACAGTTTTTAATTGCCGTATCACAAGGTGGTGTCATTGGTGAGCTTCGACTTCGGATGGGAATCGAACTAAGGGAGTCAGGGGAGTTAATCGGTTGGTGCTGTACTGGAATCGATGCTTGGACAACCAACCGATTGAACGATTCTGGGGTACCTTTAAAGCAGAAAGCTATTATCTGGAGAAGTATGACACATACGATGATCTTCTAAAAAGTGTGAAAATCTACATGCGCTACTACAATAACAATCGGTATACCGAACGGCTCAACGGTTTATCTCCTAACGAATTTCGCCGAGCAGCTTAACTAAGGGAAAATAATCACCTCACTTTATAGCCGAGGTATTGAAGAGTGATAATCTTTTGTTTTTTAGACTGTCTACTTGACAGGGAGCACTTCACTTTTAGCCAGGCGCTTCTTTTTTCTTTCGCAAAGGGGCAACTGGCGGCCTTGACCGACTGCCAATCGCCGCGCCGTGTAAAGTTTTACTCAAGTTGATTTTTCTCCTCGACACCTAGCGGTTCAAAAGCTTCTCTAAGCTTATGTGCCATTGTAGTGTTCCCATCGTAATAATAGACGAGTATTCTGCCCATACCATAAGATCCGTTTGGGGGGGCAGCAGAGGCTGTTGGAAATGGGTCGCGTTGTACTTCTCTCCTTTGTGCAACGTCTGCGAAAAGGTATATCGTTAAGTTCCCTTGTTCGAGTTGATATAAGTGAATCTCAGCGCCTTCTCTTTGAGAATCATATACATTTTGGCTTTCAATCCTTTCAACGTATTGAATACCAGCTTCATTAAGAACAGTCAACACGCCGTTTAAAGTCACTCCCGCAAACTGTTCCTGCGTACCTGATTTACTGCCACAAGCACATAAAATAAAAACTATAACAATGAAGATAAATAAAGTCTTGTTCATACCCCTTCGCCTCCTTTTTAGTTAAGACGTAGAAAAAGTGTTAATGTTGCATTGCCCCATTAACTTGATATCTATTTCCCTTTTATAAACTATAATTTTTTTTTGCAGCTTTTTTGTAGTTAGAAATGCTACCTCTTTGTGTTTTAGCGTGTTCTACAAGTAAGTTCATTTTCTCGAATCCGGGGAGTCGTTTCCGCGCTCATTAAACAACGAAAAGCTGTATTGGCTTCGCTAACATCGGCGTTAGGCGGGAAACTGCGGTTTGATTAGGCCCAAGCAGTAACAGAAAAACGAATTATTAAATATAATTTTCTACAAATTACAACATGTTTTGGTATATATTTGGTATTTTTGATCTATATAGTATTTTTATGAATGACAATATAATTTAGAAGAAATATTATGAATTGGAGGTACGATATGAAAAAGTATTTATTGGTACTAAGTGCATTTCTTTGTTTGCTTTTGGTTAGTCAAGAAGTGGGTGCTTATGATTTCTACGGGAGCGGTTACAAGAACACCAACGCAACAACCGGAAGACATGCCAACCCAGCGTTGAACGGAGTTGTATACAACGGAACTACATACAACTTCAACACACATTATGTGAACGCTAGAAATCGATGGAATAATGCTACGGATGTAAACGTATCTTCTGGGACGACTGGTACTATTGCAATCAGGTCATTCCACGGCGATTACGGGAATAATGACCTATTCGGATGGGCAAGAATGTACAAGAGTGACGGGACGACGGTACAATCGTGTGCAACATGCGAACCTACAGCTAACTGGGCCTATTCGGATGTTTATTTAAATCAATTTCATATCCACAATGATGGCGAAGGCGGCGATCCATGGTCACCTATGTATATCGATGGTCTAGCTACACATGAGTTTGGGCATGCATATGGCTTAGCACATGAGGATGACGTCGAGTCGGTAATGCATTCCGGAAATCTGTATGAAGGGTATTTAACGCCAAGGCCGGATGATATTAGCGGAATGAACGCTTTACATTAAATTTTGGAGGTGCAAAATGAAGAAGACTATTATTATATTACTGTCATGTATAGCTATGGCGGCATGTTCGAATGTAGAAAAGCCATTAAATACTGCAACTGCTACTAATACTGCAACATCAAATATTGCGACCACGCAAATTGTAGACCAAACAGCTGGCTCAACTGCAACAATTCGGCTATATGAATCTCTAGAAGAACTGACTAATAGTTCAGATGTAGTTGCAGAGATTATACCTGGAGATTCCAAGAAACTAATAGAATACGAAAATGCTAAGTTCACACTAATTGACGCAAAAATTAAAGATGTTTTCGTTGGAGATAATTCGCTAAAAAATTCAACAATAAAGGTGCTTGAATTGGGAGACTACCAAGTTGGTGATACGCAACTTGTAAAGAGCAAGGAACGTTATTTAATCTTCTTGAGGAAGTATCAGGGGTCCGTTACCTCTGAAGAAGCTTATGTACCGGTAGGGGTCTATCAAGGGAAGTTAAAAATTAAAGATGATCAAACATTAGTTTTTGAAGGGGGAGGGGATATTCACGCAAAACAGAAAAAGATTTCCTTCCAACAGGAATTAGCATCCGTTGAATTAACTGAAGCAGTGGAGAAAATTAAAGCTAGTAAATCTAAAGAATAAAGCTCAGGCCAGTCCGGAATTGAAAGAGAAGCTCGAGAGGCTGGCGGCGGAAAGCGGCCTAGAGACGCAAGAGGTGTTCATCGAGCAACTGGCAGCGATCTACGAGCTGCAACAGCTCAAATAAGGCAATGGCAGCGGCTACGCGAAGCAGATCGAGGAACTGGAGCATCATTCGCGCCGGAACGTGGAGCTTTTCATCGGTCTGATCAACACGGAGGCGGCTGCG
This region includes:
- the tnpA gene encoding IS200/IS605 family transposase, which produces MANKSYSLAHTKWMCKYHIVFTPKYRRKEIYNQVRKDLIEIFKRLCKYKGVEIIEGHMMPDHVHMLVAIPPKIAVSSFMGYLKGKSSLMIFEKHAQLKYKYGNRKFWAEGYYVSTVGLNEATVRKYIREQEAHDQAVDKLSVKEYEDPFISNRTKKK
- a CDS encoding GNAT family N-acetyltransferase, which codes for MSNDTHSLSEEDTFTIECNDIILREFVCTDLDEFHSLTWQPEIHEYLPGWNVTKEQRKNWLINYEILENKQFLIAVSQGGVIGELRLRMGIELRESGELIGWCCTGIDAWTTNRLNDSGVPLKQKAIIWRSMTHTMIF
- a CDS encoding IS3 family transposase, with translation MERFWGTFKAESYYLEKYDTYDDLLKSVKIYMRYYNNNRYTERLNGLSPNEFRRAA
- a CDS encoding matrixin family metalloprotease, coding for MKKYLLVLSAFLCLLLVSQEVGAYDFYGSGYKNTNATTGRHANPALNGVVYNGTTYNFNTHYVNARNRWNNATDVNVSSGTTGTIAIRSFHGDYGNNDLFGWARMYKSDGTTVQSCATCEPTANWAYSDVYLNQFHIHNDGEGGDPWSPMYIDGLATHEFGHAYGLAHEDDVESVMHSGNLYEGYLTPRPDDISGMNALH